A stretch of Canis lupus baileyi chromosome 2, mCanLup2.hap1, whole genome shotgun sequence DNA encodes these proteins:
- the TLR6 gene encoding toll-like receptor 6 isoform X2, with the protein MKLEDLQELNVASNSLAHFPDCGTFNRLSVLIIDSNSISNPSANFLQSCHNIRSMSAGNNPFQCTCELREFVQSLGQVASKVVEGWPDSYKCDSPENYKGTLLKDFHVSPLSCNTTLLLVTIGVAVLVFTVTVTALCIYFDLPWYLRMVFQWTQTRRRARNTPLEELQRTIQFHAFISYSEHDSAWVKNELVPCLEKEELRICLHERNFIPGKSIVENIINCIEKSYKSIFVLSPNFVQSEWCHYELYFAHHNLFHEGSNNLILILLEPIPQNCIPSKYHKLRALMTQRTYLEWPKEKSKHGLFWANIRAAFNMKLTLIAENNNAEAS; encoded by the coding sequence TAGCCCACTTTCCTGACTGTGGTACTTTTAATAGGCTTTCTGTACTGATCATTGACTCTAATTCAATTTCCAATCCATCAGCTAATTTCCTCCAGAGCTGCCATAACATTAGGTCCATGAGCGCAGGGAATAATCCATTCCAATGTACATGTGAGCTGAGAGAATTTGTCCAAAGTCTAGGCCAGGTAGCAAGCAAAGTAGTAGAGGGTTGGCCTGATTCTTATAAGTGTGACTCTCCAGAAAACTATAAGGGAACCCTACTGAAGGACTTTCACGTGTCTCCGTTATCCTGCAACACAACTCTGCTGCTTGTCACCATTGGGGTCGCTGTGCTAGTGTTCACTGTTACTGTGACTGCGCTCTGTATCTACTTTGATCTGCCCTGGTATCTTAGGATGGTGTTTCAGTGGACCCAGACCCGGCGCAGGGCAAGAAACACACCCTTAGAAGAACTCCAAAGAACCATCCAGTTCCATGCTTTTATTTCATACAGTGAACATGATTCTGCCTGGGTGAAGAATGAACTGGTACCCtgcctagaaaaagaagaactaagGATTTGTCTCCATGAGAGAAACTTTATTCCTGGCAAGAGCATTGTGGAAAATATCATAAACTGCATTGAGAAAAGTTACAAGTCCATCTTTGTTCTGTCTCCCAACTTTGTTCAGAGTGAGTGGTGCCATTATGAACTGTACTTTGCCCACCACAATCTCTTTCATGAAGGATCTAATAACTTAATCTTGATCTTGCTGGAACCCATTCCACAGAACTGCATTCCCAGCAAGTATCACAAGCTGAGGGCTCTCATGACGCAGCGGACTTACTTGGAATGGCCCAAGGAGAAGAGCAAACATGGACTTTTTTGGGCTAATATTAGAGCTGCTTTTAATATGAAGTTAACACTAATTGCTGAAAACAATAACGCAGAAGCttcttaa